A window of the Henckelia pumila isolate YLH828 chromosome 3, ASM3356847v2, whole genome shotgun sequence genome harbors these coding sequences:
- the LOC140891682 gene encoding casein kinase 1-like protein 3 isoform X2, with protein MERIIGGKFKLGRKIGSGSFGEIFLATHIDSFEIVAVKIENNKTKHPQLLYEAKLYNILQGGSGIPGTKWSGVDGDDNVLVLDLLGPSLEDLFVYCGRKLSLKTVLMLADQMITRIEFVHSKGFLHRDIKPDNFLMGLGRKANQVYIIDFGLAKRYRDSSTNRHIPYRENKNLTGTARYASCNTHLGIEQSRRDDLESLGYVLLYFLRGSLPWQGLKAATKKQKYDKICEKKLSTPIEVLCKSHPVEFASYFHYCHSLTFDQRPDYGFLKRLFRELFTREGYEFDYIFDWTILKYQQAQTSKTQQQPISGEGSRATPMDMEKHRDNNASFSAELGDRMRSNNAATNPGVHVQFRSPANRNLTHGIPLDRNVLSGAPQLTPTSFTPAVVAKGNASKPNLSTEANATHENGDSSGPSSSWISSLRRISSSK; from the exons ATGGAAAGGATCATCGGAGGCAAATTCAAGCTCGGCCGTAAGATCGGTAGTGGATCCTTCGGTGAAATCTTTCTCG CTACGCATATCGATAGTTTTGAGATCGTCGCTGTGAAAATC gAAAATAATAAAACCAAGCACCCTCAACTTCTTTATGAGGCCAAGTTATACAACATTCTTCAAGGAGGAA GCGGCATACCAGGTACAAAGTGGTCTGGTGTGGACGGGGATGACAATGTTCTTGTCCTTGATTTGCTCGGTCCAAGCCTTGAGGATCTCTTTGTGTATTGTGGTCGGAAATTATCATTGAAGACCGTCTTGATGTTGGCTGATCAAATG ATCACTCGAATAGAATTTGTGCATTCTAAAGGGTTTTTACATCGGGATATTAAACCTGATAACTTTCTGATGGGTCTTGGTCGAAAAGCAAATCAG gtttatattattgatttcgGTCTCGCTAAAAGATATCGAGATTCAAGTACAAACCGGCACATTCCATACAG GGAGAATAAGAATTTGACGGGAACCGCGCGGTATGCAAGTTGTAATACACATCTTGGGATCG aGCAAAGTCGTCGAGATGATTTAGAGTCCCTTGGATATGTACTTCTGTATTTCTTGAGAGGAAG CCTTCCATGGCAGGGACTGAAAGCTGCTACGAAGAAGCAAAAATATGACAAAATTTGTGAGAAAAAGCTGTCGACTCCCATTGAG GTTTTGTGCAAGTCTCATCCTGTGGAATTTGCATCCTACTTCCATTATTGTCATTCGTTGACATTTGACCAACGGCCTgattatggatttttgaaaCGCCTGTTTCGTGAACTGTTCACCCGTGAAG GGTATGAATTTGATTACATATTTGACTGGACTATTCTGAAATATCAGCAGGCACAAACAAGTAAAACCCAGCAGCAG CCAATTTCTGGTGAGGGTAGTCGAGCAACTCCAATGGACATGGAAAAGCATCGAG ATAATAATGCATCGTTTTCGGCTGAATTGGGTGATCGTATGAGGTCGAATAATGCTGCTACCAATCCTGGTGTTCACGTGCAATTTAGATCACCAGCAAATCGAAATCTTACCCATGGGATCCCTTTGGATAGAAAT GTGCTAAGCGGTGCGCCACAGTTGACACCTACTTCATTCACTCCTGCTGTTGTGGCAAAAGGGAATGCCTCGAAACCTAATTTATCAACCGAAGCAAATGCTACACATGAAAATGGTGATAGCAGTGGTCCTTCAAGTAGTTGGATTTCTTCCCTCCGCCGGATTTCTTCTTCCAAATGA
- the LOC140891682 gene encoding casein kinase 1-like protein 3 isoform X1 yields MERIIGGKFKLGRKIGSGSFGEIFLGEVSFAFLYHTSVRYFRFAIFFICMIFLTFFFLYAATHIDSFEIVAVKIENNKTKHPQLLYEAKLYNILQGGSGIPGTKWSGVDGDDNVLVLDLLGPSLEDLFVYCGRKLSLKTVLMLADQMITRIEFVHSKGFLHRDIKPDNFLMGLGRKANQVYIIDFGLAKRYRDSSTNRHIPYRENKNLTGTARYASCNTHLGIEQSRRDDLESLGYVLLYFLRGSLPWQGLKAATKKQKYDKICEKKLSTPIEVLCKSHPVEFASYFHYCHSLTFDQRPDYGFLKRLFRELFTREGYEFDYIFDWTILKYQQAQTSKTQQQPISGEGSRATPMDMEKHRDNNASFSAELGDRMRSNNAATNPGVHVQFRSPANRNLTHGIPLDRNVLSGAPQLTPTSFTPAVVAKGNASKPNLSTEANATHENGDSSGPSSSWISSLRRISSSK; encoded by the exons ATGGAAAGGATCATCGGAGGCAAATTCAAGCTCGGCCGTAAGATCGGTAGTGGATCCTTCGGTGAAATCTTTCTCGGTGAGGTTTCTTTTGCATTTCTATATCATACTTCTGTCCGTTACTTTAGGTTtgccattttttttatttgtatgatttttctgacttttttttttctctatgcAGCTACGCATATCGATAGTTTTGAGATCGTCGCTGTGAAAATC gAAAATAATAAAACCAAGCACCCTCAACTTCTTTATGAGGCCAAGTTATACAACATTCTTCAAGGAGGAA GCGGCATACCAGGTACAAAGTGGTCTGGTGTGGACGGGGATGACAATGTTCTTGTCCTTGATTTGCTCGGTCCAAGCCTTGAGGATCTCTTTGTGTATTGTGGTCGGAAATTATCATTGAAGACCGTCTTGATGTTGGCTGATCAAATG ATCACTCGAATAGAATTTGTGCATTCTAAAGGGTTTTTACATCGGGATATTAAACCTGATAACTTTCTGATGGGTCTTGGTCGAAAAGCAAATCAG gtttatattattgatttcgGTCTCGCTAAAAGATATCGAGATTCAAGTACAAACCGGCACATTCCATACAG GGAGAATAAGAATTTGACGGGAACCGCGCGGTATGCAAGTTGTAATACACATCTTGGGATCG aGCAAAGTCGTCGAGATGATTTAGAGTCCCTTGGATATGTACTTCTGTATTTCTTGAGAGGAAG CCTTCCATGGCAGGGACTGAAAGCTGCTACGAAGAAGCAAAAATATGACAAAATTTGTGAGAAAAAGCTGTCGACTCCCATTGAG GTTTTGTGCAAGTCTCATCCTGTGGAATTTGCATCCTACTTCCATTATTGTCATTCGTTGACATTTGACCAACGGCCTgattatggatttttgaaaCGCCTGTTTCGTGAACTGTTCACCCGTGAAG GGTATGAATTTGATTACATATTTGACTGGACTATTCTGAAATATCAGCAGGCACAAACAAGTAAAACCCAGCAGCAG CCAATTTCTGGTGAGGGTAGTCGAGCAACTCCAATGGACATGGAAAAGCATCGAG ATAATAATGCATCGTTTTCGGCTGAATTGGGTGATCGTATGAGGTCGAATAATGCTGCTACCAATCCTGGTGTTCACGTGCAATTTAGATCACCAGCAAATCGAAATCTTACCCATGGGATCCCTTTGGATAGAAAT GTGCTAAGCGGTGCGCCACAGTTGACACCTACTTCATTCACTCCTGCTGTTGTGGCAAAAGGGAATGCCTCGAAACCTAATTTATCAACCGAAGCAAATGCTACACATGAAAATGGTGATAGCAGTGGTCCTTCAAGTAGTTGGATTTCTTCCCTCCGCCGGATTTCTTCTTCCAAATGA